Proteins encoded in a region of the Phocoena phocoena chromosome X, mPhoPho1.1, whole genome shotgun sequence genome:
- the LOC136142146 gene encoding nucleosome assembly protein 1-like 2 — protein sequence MEGLGEQGAAGEEGPLIGVVAAESSPQALMGYSLDEGFTESLPLAVKHRVYALKNLQAKSAGLDAKYLREFHSIERKFAGIYWPLLEKRHQIINALYKPMKEECEVKSKAEDNDYNEVEDYSNAQMQGLEENPEYEDLEEYCEEDFKDVEEVFGEYGGIEGHDVDEEKEEPTGIPDFWLTVLKNVEEISPLIQKYDEPILKLLRDVKVKFSKPDKPLAFTLEFHFEPNDYFTNEVLTKSYTLKSKLHYSDPHPFRGSAVEHCIDCKIVWNEGRNVTVQTVLKKQRHRFWGLLRTVTQEFPRESFFNFFSALRWGMDADEDEEDVFIAHSLRTFVIPRAVLYFTGEALETEQEGVIRECNELAYDKVTHENGLAAIEGAKGQSLDPQEEDIDS from the coding sequence ATGGAAGGGCTTGGGGAACAGGGTGCAGCTGGTGAAGAAGGCCCATTAATCGGCGTGGTGGCAGCCGAATCCTCTCCACAGGCCTTGATGGGGTACTCCTTAGACGAGGGCTTTACTGAGAGTCTGCCTCTGGCAGTTAAGCACCGAGTGTACGCTCTCAAAAATCTTCAGGCCAAATCTGCAGGCCTAGATGCCAAGTACCTGAGGGAATTTCATTCCATCGAGAGGAAATTTGCCGGCATCTATTGGCCCTTATTGGAAAAGAGACACCAGATCATCAATGCGCTCTACAAGCCCATGAAAGAGGAGTGTGAGGTGAAGTCCAAGGCCGAGGACAATGATTATAATGAGGTGGAAGATTATTCTAATGCTCAGATGCAGGGTCTGGAGGAGAATCCGGAGTATGAGGACTTGGAGGAATATTGCGAGGAAGATTTCAAGGATGTGGAGGAGGTGTTTGGGGAGTATGGAGGAATTGAGGGACATGATGTggatgaagagaaagaggagccTACAGGGATCCCTGATTTCTGGCTCACAGTTTTAAAGAACGTCGAGGAGATCTCTCCATTGATTCAGAAATATGACGAGCCCATTCTGAAGCTCTTGCGAGACGTGAAAGTCAAGTTTTCAAAACCCGACAAGCCGCTCGCCTTCACTCTGGAATTTCACTTTGAACCCAACGACTACTTCACAAATGAGGTGCTGACCAAAAGTTATACGCTCAAGTCTAAGCTCCATTACTCTGACCCCCACCCGTTTAGGGGATCTGCGGTGGAGCATTGCATAGACTGCAAGATAGTCTGGAATGAGGGAAGGAACGTCACTGTGCAAACGGTCCTGAAGAAGCAGAGGCACAGGTTTTGGGGACTGTTGCGCACAGTGACCCAGGAATTTCCCCGAGAGTCCTTCTTCAACTTCTTCAGTGCTCTCCGGTGGGGTATGGATGCCGATGAAGATGAGGAAGACGTCTTCATTGCTCACAGTTTGCGCACGTTTGTCATCCCTAGAGCTGTGCTGTACTTCACAGGAGAAGCACTTGAGACCGAGCAAGAGGGGGTGATCAGGGAATGTAATGAGCTGGCTTATGACAAAGTCACTCATGAGAACGGGTTGGCTGCTATTGAGGGTGCTAAAGGCCAAAGCCTGGACCCCCAGGAAGAAGATATTGATAGCTGA